The following are encoded in a window of Pseudomonadota bacterium genomic DNA:
- a CDS encoding Rieske 2Fe-2S domain-containing protein translates to MEYIRVAATGELPTNTRTIVLINGKEVLLANLDGSYYAIANKCTHAGGSLAGGVLKGGIITCPNHGARFNVMTGEAVGQIKVGFREIKTENVECYTVKVEGIDIMVGIPEV, encoded by the coding sequence ATGGAATACATAAGAGTTGCAGCAACAGGCGAATTGCCTACAAACACGAGGACAATCGTTCTTATAAATGGTAAGGAAGTTCTTTTGGCGAATTTGGATGGTTCATACTATGCTATCGCCAACAAGTGTACTCATGCTGGAGGTTCACTGGCAGGAGGTGTTCTGAAAGGAGGCATTATTACTTGTCCAAACCATGGAGCTCGATTCAACGTGATGACAGGAGAGGCTGTCGGGCAAATTAAGGTTGGGTTTAGAGAAATAAAGACTGAGAATGTTGAATGTTATACTGTCAAGGTTGAAGGAATAGATATTATGGTGGGAATACCAGAAGTGTAA